Proteins co-encoded in one Bacillus sp. FSL H8-0547 genomic window:
- a CDS encoding YkyB family protein produces the protein MDDQRNQPLKPTTDNVAKAIYIVNRHAKTAPDPKFLYMLKKRALQKLLTEGKAKKEGLHFSNNPKNSKQQSDVLISAGEYYFHMPPTKDDFENLPHLGSLNQSYRNPKIHLSLAKAKALLQQYVGVKESVSNRPSTNKPAPTYKKPVFKRLGESY, from the coding sequence ATGGACGATCAGCGAAATCAGCCGCTTAAACCAACGACAGATAATGTAGCAAAAGCAATCTATATCGTAAACCGCCATGCTAAGACGGCGCCAGACCCGAAATTTTTATATATGCTGAAAAAACGGGCACTTCAAAAACTATTAACCGAAGGAAAAGCAAAAAAAGAAGGACTGCACTTTTCCAATAATCCTAAAAACAGCAAACAGCAGTCAGACGTTCTTATATCTGCCGGAGAATATTATTTTCATATGCCTCCCACTAAAGATGACTTCGAAAATCTCCCACATCTCGGTTCACTGAATCAGTCGTACCGAAATCCAAAAATACATTTATCCCTGGCAAAAGCAAAAGCACTGCTTCAGCAGTATGTCGGCGTAAAGGAGTCGGTTTCAAACCGCCCTTCTACCAATAAACCTGCACCTACATACAAAAAACCTGTATTTAAACGCTTGGGCGAGAGCTATTGA
- a CDS encoding chemotaxis protein, translated as MQQTEILLESGTNELEIVEFTVAGLKFGINVIKVKEIIQLQTMTKVPHAHPDVEGITELRGEVLPVVDTAKALGLGENPNSSADKLIVTEFNKQKVIFHVHGVTQIHRISWSLIEKPSRLYQGLESQITGVVKWNGEMILLPDFEKLIVEINPESGIHLNQIKKLGKRERSDKKIVIAEDSPLLRGLLHDTLQEAGFVNLEFFENGKDALEYLQTLCSNGGALKDEVQLVITDIEMPQMDGHHLTKRIKEHTTLAVLPVLIFSSLITEDLKHKGRKVGADGQVSKPEIAELVSMIDQYIL; from the coding sequence ATGCAGCAGACAGAGATATTATTGGAAAGCGGCACAAATGAGCTTGAAATCGTTGAATTTACTGTAGCAGGTCTGAAATTCGGGATTAATGTCATTAAAGTGAAAGAAATCATCCAGCTTCAGACTATGACAAAAGTGCCTCATGCCCATCCGGATGTTGAAGGCATTACCGAGCTGAGAGGGGAAGTTTTACCTGTAGTGGATACAGCAAAAGCACTTGGCCTGGGGGAGAATCCGAATTCTTCTGCAGACAAGCTGATTGTGACGGAATTTAATAAACAAAAGGTCATCTTTCATGTGCATGGCGTCACTCAAATTCACCGGATTTCATGGAGCCTGATTGAAAAACCGTCCCGGCTGTACCAGGGTCTCGAAAGTCAGATTACAGGAGTCGTGAAATGGAACGGCGAGATGATTCTTCTGCCTGACTTTGAAAAACTGATTGTTGAGATTAATCCGGAATCAGGCATTCACTTAAATCAAATAAAAAAGCTCGGCAAGCGCGAGCGGTCAGATAAGAAAATAGTCATCGCAGAGGATTCGCCATTACTCAGAGGGCTTTTGCATGATACGCTGCAGGAAGCGGGATTTGTAAATCTGGAATTTTTTGAAAATGGCAAAGACGCACTGGAGTACCTTCAAACGCTGTGCAGCAATGGCGGTGCATTAAAAGATGAAGTGCAGCTGGTGATTACAGACATCGAAATGCCGCAAATGGACGGCCACCATCTGACGAAGCGCATCAAGGAGCATACGACGCTTGCGGTTTTGCCTGTTCTCATTTTTTCATCGCTCATAACGGAGGATCTTAAACATAAAGGAAGAAAAGTCGGGGCAGACGGGCAGGTAAGCAAACCTGAAATTGCTGAGCTCGTTTCCATGATTGATCAATATATCCTTTAG
- a CDS encoding MFS transporter — MAQLEKPDTLTLQKERAWRLYLSLPILSWALYDFANTIFSSNITTIFFPFYLQEVIGANERLDQIASSFISYANAAASFLLVLFSPLFGVLIDRSGKKKAYIIPFTLITVLCTILMGVFGMTEFSYTLFGLPAGLVYVILLFIMAKFFYHSSLIFYDTMISDLGTGKQIPLISGFGVAVGYVGTLVGLSVYLLIGDSGFHRAFIPTALLFLVFSLPLFFFVKDKPFAGKAEKTGFLDGYREIIRTFKEVRTYKAVFLFMIAYFFLNDAIATAVAMMAVYSKAIVGFSSGEFILLYLVSTVASIAGSFLFGYITRAAGTKKSIMYVGIILVIALAFAAFAVNAAMFWVAGSLFGVSLGAMWVTSRTFIVELTPENKRGQFFGLFAFSGKVSSIAGPLLYGTITLVLADYGDLASRIAIGSLMILAGIGLAVHMFVPDNEA, encoded by the coding sequence ATGGCACAATTAGAAAAGCCTGACACGTTGACTCTTCAAAAGGAGAGGGCATGGAGACTGTACCTGTCGCTCCCCATTCTGTCATGGGCGCTGTATGATTTTGCGAACACTATCTTTTCATCAAATATTACTACCATTTTCTTTCCTTTTTATCTGCAGGAAGTAATTGGCGCAAACGAAAGACTGGATCAGATTGCAAGTTCATTCATATCCTATGCCAATGCAGCAGCAAGCTTCCTGCTCGTTCTGTTTTCTCCGCTGTTTGGCGTATTAATTGACAGATCGGGGAAAAAGAAAGCATATATTATTCCTTTTACCTTAATAACCGTGCTGTGCACCATACTTATGGGCGTTTTTGGAATGACAGAGTTTTCTTATACGCTGTTTGGACTCCCCGCCGGTTTAGTGTACGTTATTTTGCTCTTTATCATGGCGAAATTCTTTTACCATTCAAGCCTGATCTTTTATGATACGATGATTTCTGATTTAGGCACTGGAAAGCAGATTCCTCTAATATCAGGATTCGGTGTTGCCGTAGGATATGTCGGGACCCTTGTCGGCCTCAGTGTTTATCTGCTTATTGGAGATTCAGGCTTTCATAGGGCATTTATTCCGACAGCCCTTCTTTTTCTGGTCTTTTCACTTCCGCTTTTTTTCTTTGTAAAAGATAAGCCTTTTGCGGGTAAAGCGGAAAAGACGGGATTTTTGGATGGCTACAGAGAAATTATCCGGACCTTTAAGGAAGTAAGAACGTATAAAGCCGTTTTTTTATTCATGATTGCCTATTTCTTTTTAAACGATGCCATCGCCACAGCGGTAGCGATGATGGCTGTTTATTCAAAGGCTATTGTTGGATTTTCTTCAGGTGAATTTATTTTGCTGTACCTTGTCTCAACGGTGGCAAGCATAGCCGGGTCTTTTCTTTTTGGATATATAACAAGGGCAGCAGGAACGAAAAAAAGCATCATGTATGTTGGAATCATCCTGGTCATAGCGCTGGCATTTGCTGCATTTGCTGTTAATGCAGCCATGTTCTGGGTTGCTGGAAGTTTATTCGGAGTTTCTCTTGGAGCTATGTGGGTCACTTCAAGGACATTTATTGTAGAATTGACGCCGGAAAACAAGAGGGGACAGTTCTTTGGGCTTTTTGCCTTTTCCGGCAAGGTGTCATCCATTGCCGGGCCGCTTCTATACGGAACTATTACACTTGTTCTTGCAGATTACGGTGATCTTGCAAGCAGGATTGCCATTGGCTCTCTGATGATACTTGCAGGCATCGGGCTTGCTGTCCATATGTTTGTTCCTGACAATGAAGCGTAA
- a CDS encoding NCS2 family permease, with translation MHKYFQLEQHDTTVRKELLAGMISFFTIVYIVAVNGAILADAGIPIEAGIIATILTSFIGCVLMGFIGKTPIILVPGMGVNALFTYTICGSMGLSWQEGLAVVFVSGLLFALVAFTKLSGIISASIPDSLKEAITVGIGIFLTFIGLQKGGIVTGSETTFVKLGDFTDPHVFVTLITLVITIVLFARNIPGNFLISILAGSAIAAGFGLIDSSESSGSSFSAASYTQVFGAMSFNQAADLAFWTATFSLTMVIVFENIGLVHGHVNMISRQDRYSSSLRANAISAITAGLFGTSPTVSTVETAAGIQAGGRTGLTAITTGFLFLGSLFFLPYLKLIPDSAIAPILILIGGLMIQNIQNIDLKDFTESFPAFLIIALIPLTYSIVDGMAFGFIAYPILKLAMKRTNEVALPLYIIAALFLANFITHSI, from the coding sequence TTGCATAAGTACTTTCAGCTTGAGCAACATGACACGACAGTCAGAAAAGAGCTGCTCGCAGGAATGATTTCCTTTTTTACGATTGTCTACATCGTAGCCGTAAACGGTGCGATCCTGGCTGACGCCGGCATTCCGATTGAAGCAGGCATTATCGCGACCATTCTTACATCTTTCATTGGCTGCGTACTGATGGGCTTTATTGGAAAAACACCGATTATTCTAGTTCCAGGGATGGGGGTGAATGCGTTATTCACCTACACAATTTGCGGTTCAATGGGACTCTCCTGGCAGGAAGGTCTTGCGGTCGTTTTTGTCTCAGGACTTCTTTTTGCACTTGTTGCATTCACGAAGCTCTCTGGCATCATCAGCGCTTCCATACCTGATTCGCTGAAAGAAGCGATTACGGTTGGAATTGGAATATTCCTCACGTTTATCGGTCTGCAAAAAGGCGGTATTGTCACCGGAAGCGAGACGACTTTTGTCAAACTGGGTGATTTTACAGACCCCCATGTCTTCGTTACGCTGATTACATTAGTGATCACGATTGTGCTCTTTGCCAGAAACATTCCGGGCAATTTCCTGATCAGCATACTTGCCGGTTCAGCAATCGCTGCAGGATTCGGCTTGATTGACAGCTCTGAAAGTAGCGGATCCTCCTTTTCGGCAGCTTCGTATACTCAGGTTTTTGGCGCCATGTCATTTAATCAGGCAGCAGATCTTGCATTCTGGACGGCCACTTTCTCACTCACGATGGTCATTGTGTTTGAGAACATCGGCCTTGTTCATGGACACGTCAATATGATCAGCAGACAAGACAGGTACAGCAGTTCGCTCAGGGCAAACGCCATTTCTGCCATTACAGCGGGTTTATTTGGAACAAGTCCAACAGTAAGCACGGTCGAAACAGCTGCAGGCATTCAGGCAGGCGGACGCACAGGACTGACTGCCATAACAACAGGATTCCTTTTTTTAGGTTCACTGTTCTTTCTGCCATATCTTAAATTGATTCCAGACAGTGCAATTGCCCCTATTTTAATTTTAATCGGCGGGCTGATGATTCAGAATATCCAAAACATCGATCTGAAAGATTTTACGGAAAGCTTTCCGGCCTTTTTGATCATTGCACTCATTCCCCTTACCTACAGCATCGTAGACGGAATGGCCTTTGGATTCATTGCATATCCAATCTTAAAACTTGCCATGAAACGCACAAACGAAGTGGCGCTGCCGCTCTACATCATCGCGGCGCTGTTTTTGGCGAATTTTATTACACATAGTATCTAG
- a CDS encoding DinB family protein gives MKTIDEMNQHYSDFTNWVISLEFTSEELWHHPIDHGKWSIAEIISHLISWDRCTLEQRLQNIHMNAVLDPFPDIEAVNSRAAEYAKSGIGKKALIQEFTQSRSAVVEGFRSFTGKEFDFKFSIGDHPFTIAGYMEEFIHHDLHHKAQIDAFLKKMEKSRTS, from the coding sequence ATGAAAACAATAGATGAAATGAATCAGCATTATTCTGACTTTACAAACTGGGTCATCTCATTGGAGTTTACAAGCGAAGAGCTATGGCATCATCCGATTGATCATGGAAAATGGTCCATAGCTGAAATAATTTCACATCTTATTTCATGGGACAGGTGTACCCTTGAGCAGAGACTGCAGAACATACATATGAACGCTGTTTTAGATCCATTCCCTGATATTGAGGCAGTCAACAGCAGGGCAGCGGAGTATGCGAAAAGCGGAATTGGGAAGAAGGCGCTTATTCAGGAGTTCACTCAATCTCGGTCTGCCGTTGTTGAAGGATTCCGGTCTTTTACAGGAAAAGAATTTGATTTTAAATTCAGCATCGGAGATCATCCGTTTACCATTGCAGGTTATATGGAAGAGTTCATTCATCATGACCTGCATCATAAAGCACAGATTGACGCATTTCTGAAAAAAATGGAGAAAAGCAGGACTTCATGA
- a CDS encoding ATP-binding protein, which yields MIKPLLVNITILFSLTYNANLFFPFHSTQKPALKQKIIYGLISSFGALLCMAYPIETLGDTNFDLRMVVVMIITLYSGFISGGIVLIVTCFARFLIGGEFYLIGIAVTVFAYVMALLFRRAFLQSSNKYMSGSIIFAVYFAVYILIIYSKMNFLGLPFYFVYFLTFYFSCISMIYIIESLIKTNKQFDEMVYMDKLTTIGQMAAAIAHEIRNPITTVRGFIQYIQQNTGDENLKKFSPLILEELDRTNKIITDYLLLSKPGNREMTKIDIDDVLVDSIELLKPLGYYSNVSLSFESDGRNEVYGDIHLFKQSLMNVIKNAIESIEDSGEVEITKITNDADGTISIAISDNGKGMTEEVRKNLGLPFYTTKSKGTGLGSMITNRLIREMGGTVEYQSELGKGTCVIISLQLFQEMNH from the coding sequence ATGATTAAACCGCTATTGGTTAATATTACAATTCTATTTTCCCTAACCTATAATGCAAACCTGTTTTTTCCGTTTCATTCAACGCAAAAGCCGGCATTAAAACAGAAAATCATTTACGGGCTGATCAGCTCATTTGGCGCTCTTCTTTGCATGGCCTACCCGATTGAAACACTCGGGGACACGAACTTTGATTTGAGAATGGTTGTTGTAATGATTATTACCCTGTATTCCGGCTTTATATCAGGTGGAATTGTCCTTATTGTAACATGCTTTGCCAGATTTTTAATCGGCGGAGAGTTCTATCTGATCGGGATTGCTGTTACAGTCTTTGCCTATGTTATGGCACTGCTGTTCAGAAGGGCGTTTCTTCAGTCAAGCAATAAATACATGTCCGGAAGCATCATTTTTGCCGTTTATTTTGCTGTCTATATCCTGATCATTTACTCTAAGATGAATTTTCTGGGGCTTCCTTTTTACTTTGTCTATTTCCTGACCTTTTACTTTTCATGTATTTCGATGATTTATATTATTGAAAGCCTTATAAAAACAAATAAGCAGTTTGATGAAATGGTTTATATGGATAAACTTACGACAATTGGCCAAATGGCAGCCGCCATTGCCCATGAGATCCGCAATCCAATCACAACGGTCAGAGGATTTATCCAATATATACAGCAGAATACAGGTGATGAAAATCTGAAGAAGTTTTCACCTTTGATTTTGGAAGAACTGGACCGGACAAACAAAATTATTACAGATTATCTGCTGCTGTCAAAGCCCGGAAATCGTGAGATGACGAAGATTGATATTGATGATGTGCTTGTAGACAGCATAGAGCTGCTGAAACCGCTCGGGTATTATTCCAATGTCAGCCTGTCTTTCGAATCTGACGGGAGAAATGAAGTATATGGGGACATCCATCTCTTTAAGCAGTCTTTGATGAATGTGATTAAAAATGCAATTGAATCCATTGAAGACAGCGGAGAAGTAGAAATAACCAAAATAACGAATGATGCAGACGGCACCATCAGCATTGCCATCAGCGATAACGGAAAAGGAATGACTGAGGAAGTAAGAAAAAATCTCGGTTTGCCGTTCTATACCACAAAATCAAAAGGCACCGGTCTTGGATCGATGATCACAAACAGGCTGATTCGGGAAATGGGCGGCACAGTCGAATACCAAAGTGAGCTTGGAAAGGGCACCTGTGTAATCATTAGCCTTCAATTATTTCAGGAAATGAATCACTGA
- a CDS encoding PadR family transcriptional regulator: MSMKLVILGLLMEQNAHPYEMKQIMEQRHMDHFMKLQKGSLYYAVEQLYKKEHIEIVDIIKDTNRPDKTIYSITESGKKLFHKMILDELSSDSNLYHPLFTGVAFTLHSNPQEVAEVLEKRVELTKKRVAELEGILDLYKRLPRAVIHLIRGSILHGEAELAWLTDLIKDARAEKLNIFGGADED; this comes from the coding sequence ATGTCAATGAAATTGGTCATACTTGGGCTCTTAATGGAACAGAATGCCCATCCCTATGAAATGAAGCAGATTATGGAACAAAGACATATGGACCACTTTATGAAACTGCAGAAAGGCTCCCTGTATTATGCAGTTGAACAGCTTTACAAGAAAGAGCATATTGAAATTGTTGATATTATTAAAGATACGAACAGGCCTGATAAAACGATTTATTCGATTACCGAATCAGGGAAAAAGCTCTTTCACAAAATGATTCTGGACGAACTGTCGAGCGACTCAAATCTGTATCACCCTCTTTTTACGGGCGTTGCTTTTACTCTCCACAGCAATCCTCAAGAAGTGGCAGAAGTTCTTGAAAAGAGAGTGGAGCTGACAAAAAAAAGAGTGGCAGAGCTTGAAGGAATTCTTGATTTATATAAGAGGCTTCCGAGAGCTGTTATTCACTTAATTAGGGGATCAATCCTGCATGGAGAAGCAGAACTTGCCTGGTTAACGGATTTAATTAAAGATGCGCGTGCAGAAAAATTAAACATATTTGGTGGTGCTGATGAAGATTAG
- a CDS encoding GNAT family N-acetyltransferase, producing the protein MKIRLFEQKDLESVINLYIDTVNEINGRDYSPDHIHALAPKSRDHYENWGDLLSVNTTLLAVINKKITGFGTLTHNGDIHFLYAHKDHQRTGTGSALLEALEKTARDLGHKKVTLNTGITARPFFLKRGYSVLTEHYVSIDPMLFIQYKMKKYL; encoded by the coding sequence ATGAAGATTAGATTATTTGAACAAAAAGATCTTGAATCTGTCATCAATTTATATATTGATACAGTCAATGAGATTAATGGCAGAGACTATTCACCTGATCATATCCATGCACTGGCTCCAAAAAGTCGGGATCATTATGAAAATTGGGGAGACCTGCTTTCAGTGAACACGACACTCCTTGCAGTAATAAATAAAAAAATAACAGGTTTTGGCACACTGACGCATAACGGAGACATTCATTTTTTATATGCTCATAAAGACCATCAAAGGACGGGAACCGGATCTGCCCTTCTTGAGGCACTCGAGAAGACGGCAAGAGATTTGGGCCACAAAAAGGTCACTCTCAATACGGGAATTACAGCCCGGCCCTTTTTCTTGAAAAGGGGCTACTCCGTTTTAACTGAACACTACGTATCTATTGATCCCATGCTTTTCATTCAGTACAAAATGAAAAAATACCTTTAA
- a CDS encoding TIGR00725 family protein, which yields MKRIAVIGQSGEIPAEVRAISEEVGAEIAKRNAVLLTGGGSGVMEAASKGAKEAGGLVIGILAGDETHVANDYLDVPITTGLSFDYRSLVLVHSSDAIIMIRGGNGTLGELSAAYMNKKPAVVIETSGGWAAKLKEAAFEGAYLDERRTVEIHYADSAKMAVDRAFLRIEHPLDEMKNTGIIGD from the coding sequence TTGAAAAGAATTGCTGTTATTGGCCAATCGGGAGAGATCCCTGCAGAAGTGCGGGCAATAAGTGAAGAAGTGGGAGCTGAAATTGCCAAGCGAAATGCCGTCCTGCTGACAGGCGGCGGAAGCGGAGTGATGGAGGCTGCGTCCAAAGGGGCAAAAGAAGCGGGAGGTCTTGTCATCGGGATTCTGGCAGGAGATGAGACACATGTTGCCAACGATTACCTGGATGTTCCGATTACGACGGGCTTATCCTTTGATTACAGAAGTCTCGTGCTGGTTCATTCCTCAGATGCGATAATTATGATCAGGGGAGGAAATGGAACATTGGGAGAGCTGTCTGCTGCCTATATGAATAAAAAGCCTGCCGTTGTTATTGAAACATCTGGAGGGTGGGCGGCGAAACTGAAGGAAGCCGCATTTGAAGGAGCCTATCTTGACGAGCGCCGGACCGTGGAAATTCACTACGCGGACTCAGCAAAAATGGCAGTAGACAGAGCGTTCTTAAGAATCGAACATCCGCTTGATGAAATGAAAAATACAGGGATTATCGGAGATTAA
- the corA gene encoding magnesium/cobalt transporter CorA has protein sequence MIRTLAVQSSGEVVYDLPLKELRKPEIKWYWVDFQDPTAEETKLLSKFFRFHPLAIEDCVEFVQRPKIDTYDTYLFVVMHAIQQKTLDAEELDLFIARNYAVTFHKKPIRDLNNIWFKLKKDEGLKEGGPSLLMHQLMDQLVDEYFPPVYKLEDLLNEIEENTKDLTISELMEGVFDIRTDLYKLRRTIIPMRDLLYRMISSSSLKAYIRDEIYFQDIYDHLLKLVEMIDANRELSADIRDSYLSISSDRMNRVMMTLTVISSIFLPLTFIAGLYGMNFQYMPELAGKYNYFIVVGIMVLIAAGMIYFFAKMGWFRYHKGTKL, from the coding sequence ATGATACGTACATTAGCCGTTCAATCCAGCGGGGAGGTTGTTTATGACCTGCCCCTTAAAGAACTGAGAAAACCCGAAATTAAATGGTATTGGGTCGATTTTCAGGATCCTACTGCAGAGGAAACGAAACTGCTGAGCAAATTTTTCCGCTTTCATCCTTTAGCTATTGAAGACTGTGTGGAGTTTGTTCAGAGACCGAAAATTGATACTTATGATACCTATCTGTTTGTTGTCATGCATGCCATCCAGCAAAAAACACTTGATGCCGAAGAGCTTGATCTCTTTATTGCGAGAAATTACGCTGTTACTTTCCATAAAAAGCCGATCAGGGATTTGAATAATATTTGGTTTAAGCTGAAAAAGGACGAAGGTCTGAAGGAAGGGGGGCCTTCCCTTTTGATGCACCAGCTGATGGATCAGCTGGTAGATGAATATTTCCCTCCTGTCTATAAGCTTGAGGATTTGCTGAATGAAATCGAGGAAAATACAAAGGATCTGACTATCAGCGAATTGATGGAAGGTGTTTTTGATATCCGCACAGATTTGTATAAGCTGAGAAGAACAATTATTCCAATGCGGGACCTGCTGTACAGGATGATAAGTTCCAGCAGTCTGAAAGCCTATATCAGAGATGAGATCTATTTTCAGGATATATACGATCACCTGCTGAAGCTTGTTGAAATGATTGATGCGAACAGAGAGCTGAGCGCAGATATCAGGGACAGCTATCTTTCCATCAGTTCAGACAGAATGAACAGAGTCATGATGACATTGACGGTCATCTCGTCCATCTTCCTTCCGCTCACATTTATTGCTGGGCTTTACGGGATGAACTTCCAGTACATGCCGGAGCTTGCCGGCAAATACAATTACTTTATTGTTGTGGGCATTATGGTGCTGATTGCAGCGGGAATGATTTACTTTTTCGCGAAAATGGGCTGGTTCAGGTATCATAAAGGAACAAAGCTATAA
- a CDS encoding aminotransferase A translates to MEHLINQQVKNIQISGIRQFFNMVSEFEETISLTIGQPDFLTPAHVKKAAIEAIESDFTTYTHNAGYPELREAAAAFVKEKYGLSYQGKDEVIVTAGASQAIDIAFRTILSPGSEVILPGPVYPGYEPIISLCGAKAVHADTTGHGFKLTAELISRHLTEKTRCVVLPYPSNPTGVTLDEEELMKIAELLKGKDLFILSDEIYSELVFDGKHRSIASFLRDQTIVINGLSKSHSMTGFRIGFVFAPAAISKHLLKVHQYNISCASSISQKAALEALTAGKNDAAPMNGEYSKRMNYVYRRLTEMGLPTEKPDGSFYIFPSIKHFNASSFDFAYSLAKDGGVAVVPGSAFSALGEGYIRISYACSFEQLKEAMDRFEHYIKSR, encoded by the coding sequence ATGGAGCACCTTATTAATCAGCAGGTTAAAAACATTCAGATTTCTGGCATCCGCCAGTTTTTCAATATGGTCTCAGAATTTGAGGAAACCATATCACTCACAATCGGCCAGCCGGATTTTTTAACTCCAGCTCATGTAAAAAAAGCCGCCATTGAGGCGATTGAGAGCGATTTTACAACTTATACCCACAATGCGGGCTATCCAGAACTCAGAGAAGCTGCCGCTGCTTTTGTAAAAGAAAAGTATGGACTTTCCTATCAAGGAAAAGATGAAGTGATTGTAACCGCCGGAGCCAGTCAGGCCATTGATATTGCATTCAGGACCATCCTTTCTCCGGGAAGCGAAGTCATCCTGCCTGGACCGGTCTATCCAGGCTATGAGCCAATCATCTCACTGTGCGGAGCCAAAGCGGTGCACGCTGATACAACCGGACACGGGTTTAAATTAACGGCAGAACTGATCAGCAGGCATCTGACAGAAAAAACGCGGTGTGTCGTCCTGCCGTATCCATCCAATCCTACAGGCGTTACACTTGATGAGGAAGAGCTTATGAAAATTGCCGAACTGCTTAAAGGCAAAGATCTTTTCATTTTGTCAGATGAAATATACAGTGAACTTGTTTTTGATGGAAAACACCGTTCGATCGCATCGTTCCTGCGTGATCAGACAATCGTCATAAACGGGCTTTCAAAATCACACAGCATGACCGGCTTTCGAATCGGGTTTGTGTTCGCACCGGCTGCCATCAGCAAGCATCTGCTGAAGGTGCATCAGTATAACATATCCTGTGCATCCTCCATCTCGCAAAAGGCTGCTCTGGAGGCCCTTACTGCAGGCAAAAACGATGCAGCACCTATGAACGGGGAATATTCAAAAAGAATGAACTATGTGTACAGGAGATTGACGGAGATGGGGCTTCCGACTGAAAAGCCGGACGGATCCTTTTACATTTTTCCTAGCATCAAGCATTTCAATGCCTCGTCTTTTGATTTTGCCTATTCTCTTGCAAAGGATGGGGGGGTGGCTGTAGTGCCCGGGAGTGCATTTTCTGCTTTGGGGGAAGGATACATCCGGATCTCTTATGCCTGCAGCTTTGAACAGCTAAAAGAGGCGATGGACCGGTTTGAACACTATATAAAAAGCCGATAA